The Helianthus annuus cultivar XRQ/B chromosome 16, HanXRQr2.0-SUNRISE, whole genome shotgun sequence genome includes a window with the following:
- the LOC110917651 gene encoding WD repeat-containing protein 48 has protein sequence MHRVGIAGSASNSVRSRKEKRITYVLNDTDDTKHCAGVNCLAVLKPSKPDNSSYLFTGSRDGTLKRWELNEEDATCSATFESHVDWVNDAVLVGGNTLVSCSSDTTVKAWDCFSNGTCTRTFRQHTDYVTCLAAAERNGNIVASGGLCGEVFIWDVEAALAPVTKSGEAADEDRSSSTNGSGISSLRTIGSSNNISMQTSLPQGYVPISAKGHKESVYALAMNDTGNVLVSGGTEKAIRVWDTRTGSKMMKLRGHTDNIRALLLDSTGRFCLSGSSDSMIRLWDLGQQRCVHSYAVHTDSVWALASTPTFSHVYSGGRDLCLYLTDLATRESILLCTEENPIQQLAMHDDSIWVATTDSSVHRWPAEGRNPQKVFQRGGSFLAGNLSFSRARASMEGSTPVPVYKEPTFSIDGIPGIIQYEILNNKRHVLTKDNAGSVKLWEITRGVVIENYGQVSFEKKKEELFEMVSIPSWFTVDSRLGNLSVHLDTPQCFSAELYTMDLNITEKPEDDKINLARETLKGLLAHWLSKKKHKLGSHPLANGELPPGRDISTRSITLSKVEVDGTPENDSKVYPPFEFSTTSPPSIITEGSHNGPWRKKITEMDGTEDDKDFPWWVLDCVLHNRLPPRENTKCSFYLQPYEGSTTQTVTQGKLSAPRILRIHKVVNYVLEKLVLDKPLDSLSIDGTFAPGGGDGSFRSGLKPWQKLKPSIEILCNNQVLTPDMSLATVRAYIWKKPEDVVLNYRIVPGR, from the exons ATGCATCGTGTGGGAATTGCAGGCAGTGCCTCTAATTCGGTCCGTTCTCGTAAAGAGAAGAGAATTACATATGTACTGAATGACACTGATGACACAAAG caTTGTGCAGGTGTAAACTGTTTGGCTGTATTAAAGCCATCGAAACCAGATAACTCAAGTTACCTCTTCACAGGGAGCCGTGATGGTACATTAAAGCGATGGGAATTGAATGAGGAGGATGCCACATGTTCAGCAACCTTTGAATCTCATGTTGACTGG GTCAATGATGCAGTCCTTGTAGGAGGGAATACTCTTGTATCTTGCTCCTCGGATACTACCGTCAAG GCATGGGATTGCTTTTCTAATGGAACTTGCACAAGAACTTTTCGTCAACACACAGATTACGTCACTTGTCTTGCAGCAGCAGAAAGAAAC GGCAATATTGTGGCCTCTGGCGGGCTCTGTGGTGAGGTGTTTATTTGGGACGTTGAAGCTGCACTTGCTCCCGTCACCAAGTCCGGCGAGGCGGCTGACGAGGACCGTTCTAGCAGCACCAATGGCTCGGGAATTTCTAGTCTACGTACTATTGGCTCAAGTAACAACATTTCAATGCAAACAAGTTTACCTCAAGGATATGTTCCTATCTCTGCTAAAGGACATAAAGAATCTGTGTATGCATTAGCGATGAATGATACTGGAAATGTTCTGGTTTCTGGTGGAACAGAAAAG GCAATACGTGTTTGGGACACACGAACTGGTTCAAAGATGATGAAGCTTAGAGGACATACGGATAATATTAGGGCTTTGCTTCTTGATTCCACAGGGAG GTTCTGTTTATCAGGGTCCTCTGATTCTATGATCAG ATTATGGGATCTTGGGCAGCAGCGATGTGTGCACTCATACGCCGTTCATACCGATTCTGTTTGGGCACTTGCTAGTACTCCAACTTTCAGCCATGTCTATAGTGGCGGAAGAGATCTTTGT TTGTATTTAACGGACCTTGCAACAAGGGAGAGTATATTGCTTTGCACAGAAGAAAATCCTATTCAACAACTAGCAATGCACGATGACAGTATTTGGGTTGCAACCACTGATTCTTCTGTTCATAGATGGCCTGCTGAAGGCCGAAATCCTCAAAAGGTGTTTCAACGAGGCGGTTCTTTCCTAGCTGGCAACCTGTCCTTTTCACGAGCACGGGCTTCCATGGAAGGATCTACTCCC GTTCCTGTGTATAAAGAACCGACTTTCAGTATTGATGGAATTCCGGGGATAATACAGTATGAAATTTTGAACAACAAAAGACATGTTCTGACTAAG GATAATGCTGGTTCTGTGAAGCTTTGGGAGATCACTAGAGGTGTTGTGATTGAGAACTATGGACAG GTTTCatttgaaaagaagaaagaagaactgTTTGAGATG GTCAGCATCCCCTCTTGGTTCACTGTAGATAGCAGGCTCGGAAACCTATCTGTCCATTTGGACACCCCGCAGTGCTTTTCTGCAGAGTTGTATACTATGGATCTTAACATCACCGAAAAACCCGAGGATGACAAG ATTAACTTGGCACGAGAAACCCTCAAAGGACTACTGGCTCATTGGCTATCTAAGAAAAAGCATAAACTCGGGTCCCACCCTTTGGCGAATGGGGAACTGCCACCTGGCAGGGATATTTCTACTAGAAGTATTACACTTTCAAAAGTAGAAGTAGACGGCACACCTGAAAACGACTCTAAAGTCTATCCTCCATTTGAGTTCTCAACTACTTCCCCTCCTTCAATTATTACCGAGGGGTCCCACAATGGTCCATGGAGAAAGAAAATTACGGAAATGGACGGGACTGAAGATGATAAAGATTTTCCTTGGTGGGTTCTAGATTGCGTTTTGCATAACCGTTTGCCCCCACGAGAAAATACCAA GTGTAGCTTCTATTTACAGCCATATGAAGGTTCAACCACCCAAACCGTGACACAAGGGAAGCTGAGTGCACCACGTATTCTAAGAATACACAAG GTTGTTAATTATGTATTGGAGAAGTTGGTTTTGGACAAGCCATTGGATAGTTTGAGTATCGATGGAACTTTTGCTCCCGGCGGAGGAGACGGGTCTTTTAGATCTGGACTGAAACCGTGGCAAAAACTTAAGCCTTCTATAGAAATCTTATGCAATAATCAG GTCTTGACACCTGACATGAGCTTAGCTACGGTGCGAGCTTATATATGGAAAAAGCCCGAGGACGTTGTTCTCAACTACAGGATCGTTCCTGGAAGATGA